A stretch of Oryza brachyantha chromosome 4, ObraRS2, whole genome shotgun sequence DNA encodes these proteins:
- the LOC102711254 gene encoding protein phosphatase 1 regulatory subunit INH3 has product MATRAPATGSVTVTVDASVPSSSSSSAPAASSAAPPAAESVVLRLKRRAKKKVTWKEGTVDNESLGRKSSKKCCIFHKEIPFDEDCSDDEPDAGRRSPPADAGEGTSGGGACCSSSSHGHAH; this is encoded by the coding sequence ATGGcgacgcgcgcgccggcgaccgGATCCGTGACCGTGACGGTGGACGCgtccgtgccgtcgtcgtcgtcgtcctccgcccCGGCGGCCTCTTCGGCGGCGCCCCCGGCCGCGGAGTCGGTGGTGCTGCGGCTGAAGCGGCGGGCGAAGAAGAAGGTGACCTGGAAGGAGGGGACGGTGGACAACGAGTCCCTCGGCCGCAAGAGCTCCAAGAAGTGCTGCATCTTCCACAAGGAGATCCCCTTCGACGAGGACTGCAGCGACGACGAGCccgacgccggccgccggagccCCCCcgcggacgccggcgaggggacgagcggtggcggcgcgtgctgctcgtcgtcctcccaTGGCCACGCCCATTGA